In one Melopsittacus undulatus isolate bMelUnd1 chromosome 4, bMelUnd1.mat.Z, whole genome shotgun sequence genomic region, the following are encoded:
- the RTF1 gene encoding RNA polymerase-associated protein RTF1 homolog, with protein sequence MVKKRKGRVLIDSDTEDSGSEENLDQELLSLAKRKRSDSEEKEPPVSKPTASSDSETSDSDDEWTVGGSKNKKKGKAGKAEKKGTMKKQTNKAASSGSSDKDSSAESSAPEEGEVSDSESNSSSSSSDSDSSSEDEEFHDGYGEDLMGDEEDRARLEQMTEKEREQELFNRIEKREVLKRRFEIKKKLKTAKKKEKKEKKKKQEEEQEKKKLTQIQESQVMSHNKERRSKRDEKLDKKSQAMEELKAEREKRKNRTAELLAKKQPLKTSEVYSDDEEEEEDDKSSEKSDRSSRSSSSDEEEEKEEIPPKSQPVSLPEELNRVRLSRHKLERWCHMPFFAKTVTGCFVRIGIGNHNSKPVYRVAEITGVVETAKVYQLGGTRTNKGLQLRHGSDSRVFRLEFVSNQEFTESEFMKWKEAMFSAGMQLPTLDEINKKEVSIKEALNYKFNDQDIEEIVKEKERFRKAPPNYAMKKTQLLKEKAMAEDLGDQDKAKQIQDQLNELEERAEALDRQRTKNISAISYINQRNREWNIVESEKALVAESHNMKNQQMDPFTRRQCKPTIVSNSRDPAVQAAILAQLNAKYGSGVLPDAPKDMSKGQGKDKDVNSKSASDLSEDLFKVHDFDVKIDLQVPSSAESKALAITSKAPPAKDGAPRRSLNLEDYKKRRGLI encoded by the exons ATGGTGAAGAAGCGGAAAGGCCGCGTCCTTATCGACTCCGATACTGAGGATAGCGGTAGCGAGGAGAACCTAGATCAG GAGCTTTTGTCATTGGCCAAACGGAAGCGTAGTGACTCTGAAGAAAAGGAGCCACCTGTGAGCAAACCTACAGCATCTTCAGACTCTGAGACATCAGACAGTGATGATGAG TGGACTGTTGGAGGTtctaaaaacaagaaaaaaggcaaagcgggtaaggcagagaagaaaggaacCATGAAGAAGCAGACGAACAAAGCTGCCTCTTCAGGCAGCTCAGATAAAGACAGCTCTGCTGAGAGTTCAGCACCTGAAGAGG gaGAAGTCTCTGACTCAGAAAGCAATAGCTCCTCATCTAGCTCAGATTCAGATTCTTCATCAGAAGATGAGGAATTCCATGATGGCTATGGAGAAGACCTGATGGGAGATGAAGAAGACCGAGCTCGTCTGGAGCAAATgacagaaaaggagagagagcaggagctgtTTAACAGGatagagaagagagaagtgctAAAAAGAAG GTTTGAAATCAAGAAGAAACTAAAAAcggcaaaaaagaaagaaaagaaggagaaaaagaaaaagcaagaggaagagcaggagaagaaaaaactcACACAGATCCAGGAATCCCAG GTCATGTCACATAACAAAGAGCGGCGATCAAAGCGGGATGAGAAGCTAGACAAGAAATCTCAGGCAATGGAGGAGCTAaaggcagaaagagagaaaaggaagaacagaacAG CTGAATTGCTTGCAAAAAAACAGCCATTAAAAACCAGTGAAGTATACTCTGAcgatgaagaggaggaggaggatgataAGTCTAGTGAGAAAAGTGATCGCTCATCCAGATCGTCGTCCtctgatgaagaggaaga gaaagaagaaattccTCCTAAGTCCCAGCCAGTGTCCTTGCCCGAAGAGCTGAACCGAGTGCGGTTATCGCGACACAAGCTGGAGCGCTGGTGTCATATGCCCTTCTTTGCCAAGACAGTCACTGGCTGTTTTGTCCGAATTGGCATTGGAAATCACAACAGCAAACCTGTTTATCGA GTTGCTGAAATAACTGGTGTGGTAGAGACTGCAAAGGTTTACCAGCTTGGTGGTACCCGGACAAACAAAGGACTACAGTTGAG GCATGGCAGTGATTCACGTGTGTTTCGTTTGGAGTTTGTCTCAAATCAGGAATTTACTGAAAGTGAGTTTATGAAGTGGAAAGAAGCG ATGTTCTCTGCTGGGATGCAGCTACCCACATTAGATGAGATAAACAAGAAGGAAGTGTCCATCAAAGAAGCTCTCAACTACAAGTTTAATGACCAGGACATTGAGGAG AttgtgaaagagaaggaaaggttCAGAAAAGCACCTCCAAATTATGCAATGAAGAAAACTCAGCTGTTAAAGGAGAAG GCTATGGCTGAGGACTTGGGGGACCAAGATAAAGCCAAACAGATTCAAGATCAGCTTAACGAACTTGAAGAGAGAGCAGAGGCCCTGGATCGTCAACgaacaaaaaacatttcagcaatCAG tTACATCAACCAGAGAAATAGAGAGTGGAATATCGTTGAGTCTGAGAAGGCTCTTGTG gcTGAAAGTCATAACATGAAAAATCAGCAAATGGACCCCTTTACTAGGCGACAATGCAAGCCCACGATAGTGTCTAAC TCCAGAGATCCTGCTGTCCAAGCTGCCATTCTTGCCCAGCTTAATGCAAAATATGGGTCTGGTGTATTGCCAGATGCTCCAAAGGACATGAGTAAG GGTCAAGGGAAGGATAAAGATGTGAACTCCAAATCAGCCAGTGACCTCTCAGAAGATCTTTTCAAAGTGCATGACTTTGATGTAAAGATTGATCTTCAGGTTCCCAGTTCAG
- the NDUFAF1 gene encoding complex I intermediate-associated protein 30, mitochondrial, whose amino-acid sequence MALAATLLYNAYFCGRCCRHKALKPLLGPLLSDSMLKSYSSYRRPGSQPEKKPTWQNVDLSFKKSIEVLKTQLSMLKKETEDHLAGPGGQSLTHYMLEQTRVVWEFRGQEDLNKWVISSDVEIGGKSEVYLKLGRNNQTALLYGIINTEVPRDGETKYSGYCSMRSKPLVGSFARKKYYDWSNFNSLYLRVRGDGRPWMINIYTDPYFSHQKEDLYNYFMFTRGGPYWEEIKIPFSKFFISSRGRVQDDQHPIWLDKISTLGFTIGDKVNGPFQLEIDFIGLLNDRAHTEEFAYETYEKNPPL is encoded by the exons ATGGCTCTGGCTGCCACGTTGCTGTACAACGCTTACTTTtgtgggagatgctgcaggcaCAAAGCTTTGAAGCCCTTACTTGGACCTCTTCTCAGTGATTCCATGTTAAAATCATACAGCAGCTACAGAAGGCCAGGATCGCAGCCTGAGAAAAAACCAACTTGGCAAAATGTGGATCTCAGTTTTAAGAAGAGCATTGAAGTCTTAAAGACCCAGCTAAGCATGCTGAAGAAGGAGACCGAAGATCACTTAGCTGGACCTGGAGGCCAGTCATTAACCCATTACATGTTGGAACAGACAAGGGTGGTGTGGGAGTTTCGGGGCCAAGAAGATTTAAATAAATGGGTTATTTCATCTGATGTAGAGATTGGAGGGAAAAGTGAAGTTTACCTCAAATTGGGTAGGAATAACCAGACTGCCTTGCTGTATGGAATCATCAATACAGAAGTACCTCGTGATGGGGAGACAAAATACAGTGGATATTGTAGTATGAGATCTAAACCACTAGTG GGATCTTTTGCTAGGAAGAAGTATTACGACTGGTCAAACTTCAACAGTCTGTATTTACGTGTGCGTGGTGATGGCAGACCCTGGATGATAAACATTTACACAGACCCTTACTTCTCTCACCAAAAGGAAGACCTCTACAACTACTTCATGTTCACCCGTGGTGGCCCATACTGGGAGGAAATAAAG ATTCCATTCTCCAAATTCTTCATCTCCAGTCGGGGCAGAGTGCAGGATGACCAGCATCCTATCTGGCTAGACAAG ATTAGTACCCTGGGATTCACTATTGGAGATAAAGTAAATGGTCCATTCCAGTTGGAAATTGATTTTATTGGCCTGCTGAATGATAGAGCTCATACAGAAGAGTTTGCCTATGAAACATATGAAAAGAATCCTCCACTCTAA